In Daphnia magna isolate NIES linkage group LG7, ASM2063170v1.1, whole genome shotgun sequence, a single genomic region encodes these proteins:
- the LOC116927621 gene encoding RING finger protein unkempt homolog isoform X4: MPDSVTSREVTIQQSEIPQHYAYIYKFRVEQCPLFLQHKCTQHRPFTCFHWHFQNQRRRKPVRRRDGTLNYSADEYCTKYDETTGICQDGDECPFLHRTAGDTERRYHLRYFKTAPCVHETDTRGFCVKNGVHCAFAHGNSDLRNPVYDIRDIRSKDTAEADLTGPNALDKERSLLNDDPKWQDTNYVLTNYKTEQCKKPPRLCRQGYACPQYHNSRDRRRSPKKFKYRSTPCPNAKHGEEWGDPSGCDNGDLCQYCHTRTEQQFHPEIYKSTKCHDMQTNSYCPRGSFCAFAHGDFEVDGGTNLADLLSSALPPANNRFYGKESGNLNDANDGRIDLLLDNSPRSILDNPSTSSATASTSVPMQTAYSRLQSLETGESILASSGPTGVGTSLGGFGPLVHPICKPRSLSVPGADMTSSGLDRMISLDRDDWDPVSNPELLREQFENLAKKSNLYGTGTLGGLLSHLQPAAYFPTAARLTNSTNAAECVVGHAMDENEEQFKDSSREYEAEQPSLCESITMGVGLLTGSAPVNIPRSGLDRHPPRLSPSPPAINLFSGIRVGTQERPLEGSANSGSLFFKRVGSYSNAGAPFHDWVNHQTSPSNNTCRGLASSGANTSPLLSNLASASGSLGNHELQRLREEATTYQAKMLSLEEDLSQARSACDVWRCKAMVAEQQRDEAVATIAALQNEMRLLRDSLSVHSHRIKEGEDLRHVPI; this comes from the exons atgcctgACAGCGTAACATCACGCGAGGTTACCATTCAGCAATCTGAAATACCTCAGCATTACGCGTATATTTACAAATTTCGCGTGGAACAGTGTCCTTTATTTCTACAGCACAAGTGTACGCAACATCGCCCTTTCACTTGTTTTCACTGGCATTTCCAAAACCAAAGAAGGCGAAAACCTGTACGAAGAAGGGATGGTACTCTGAATTACAGTGCTGATGAGTATTGCACAAAATATGATGAAACCACAG GGATTTGCCAAGATGGTGATGAATGCCCATTCCTTCACAGAACTGCTGGTGACACTGAAAGAAGATATCATTTGAGGTACTTCAAAACTGCTCCATGTGTTCATGAAACTGACACTAGAGGATTTTGTGTAAAAAATGGAGTGCATTGTGCATTTGCTCATGGGAATTCTGACTTACGCAATCCAGTGTATGACATCCGTGATATAAGG TCCAAAGATACTGCAGAGGCAGACCTTACTGGTCCAAATGCTCTTGATAAAGAACGAAGTCTTTTGAATGATGACCCAAAATGGCAAGATACCAATTACGTTTTAACCAATTATAAGACAGAACAATGCAAAAAACCACCACGTCTTTGTCGACAAGGATATGCTTGTCCACAATATCACAATAGCCGAGACCGCAGAAGAAGccccaaaaaatttaaataccg TTCTACACCATGTCCAAATGCCAAACACGGAGAGGAATGGGGTGATCCTTCTGGATGTGATAATGGGGATCTGTGTCAGTACTGCCACACTCGAACGGAGCAACAGTTTCACCCAGAAATTTACAAATCCACGAAATGTCATGACATGCAAACAAATAGTTATTGTCCTAGGGGATCGTTTTGTGCGTTTGCCCACGGGGATTTTGAAGTG GATGGTGGAACCAATTTGGCTGACCTTCTGTCTAGCGCATTGCCTCCAGCGAACAATCGATTTTATGGAAAAGAAAGTGGAAATTTGAATGATGCGAACGATGGACGCATTGATTTGCTTCTTGATAATTCTCCTAGAAGCATACTGGATAATCCTTCTACCTCATCTGCAACAG CCAGCACAAGCGTTCCTATGCAAACAGCTTATAGCCGGTTGCAAAGTTTGGAGACTGGTGAATCAATCTTGGCTTCTAGCGGGCCAACAGGTGTTGGTACCAGTTTAGGAGGCTTTGGTCCTTTGGTGCACCCAATATGTAAACCGAGGTCATTGTCAGTACCGGGAGCTGATATGACTTCCTCGGGTCTTGATCGAATGATAAGTTTGGATCGAGATGACTGGGATCCTGTTTCAAATCCTGAATTGTTACGCGAACAGTTTGAAAACCTTgcaaaaaaatctaatttgtACGGCACGGGTACTCTGGGTGGTCTGTTATCACATCTTCAACCAGCTGCTTATTTTCCAACTGCAGCAAG GTTAACCAATTCAACTAATGCAGCAGAATGTGTTGTCGGACACGCAATggatgaaaatgaagaacagtTTAAAGACAGCAGTCGAGAATACGAAGCAGAACAACCTTCATTGTGTGAGTCGATAACGATGGGTGTTGGGCTATTAACAGGATCAGCTCCTGTTAATATACCACGAAGTGGACTTGATCGCCACCCTCCACGCTTGTCCCCCTCACCACCAGCCATAAATCTGTTCTCGGGGATACGAGTTGGCACTCAGGAAAGACCGTTGGAAGGATCGGCCAATTCTGGGTCTCTATTTTTCAAACGG GTTGGAAGTTATAGTAATGCGGGCGCGCCGTTTCACGACTGGGTGAATCACCAAACTAGTCCAAGTAACAACACTTGTAGAGGATTGGCGAGTTCTGGTGCAAATACCTCGCCTTTACTAAGCAATCTAGCTTCTGCGAGTGGCTCGCTTGGAAATCACGAG TTGCAGAGACTGCGAGAAGAAGCCACAACTTACCAAGCAAAAATGCTTTCCCTAGAGGAAGATTTGTCGCAAGCTAGAAGTGCCTGCGATGTTTGGAGATGTAAAGCAATGGTTGCTGAGCAACAGCGTGATGAG GCGGTGGCAACGATAGCTGCTCTTCAAAACGAAATGAGGTTACTTCGCGATTCGCTATCTGTTCACTCGCATCGAATCAAAGAAGGGGAAGACTTGCGACATGTTCCGATTTAA
- the LOC116927621 gene encoding putative E3 ubiquitin-protein ligase UNKL isoform X1, translating to MPDSVTSREVTIQQSEIPQHYAYIYKFRVEQCPLFLQHKCTQHRPFTCFHWHFQNQRRRKPVRRRDGTLNYSADEYCTKYDETTGICQDGDECPFLHRTAGDTERRYHLRYFKTAPCVHETDTRGFCVKNGVHCAFAHGNSDLRNPVYDIRDIRSKDTAEADLTGPNALDKERSLLNDDPKWQDTNYVLTNYKTEQCKKPPRLCRQGYACPQYHNSRDRRRSPKKFKYRYLFIYFFSDAICSLSYLFIYVNSILMCSVSSTPCPNAKHGEEWGDPSGCDNGDLCQYCHTRTEQQFHPEIYKSTKCHDMQTNSYCPRGSFCAFAHGDFEVVRDNGAHQDGGTNLADLLSSALPPANNRFYGKESGNLNDANDGRIDLLLDNSPRSILDNPSTSSATASTSVPMQTAYSRLQSLETGESILASSGPTGVGTSLGGFGPLVHPICKPRSLSVPGADMTSSGLDRMISLDRDDWDPVSNPELLREQFENLAKKSNLYGTGTLGGLLSHLQPAAYFPTAARLTNSTNAAECVVGHAMDENEEQFKDSSREYEAEQPSLCESITMGVGLLTGSAPVNIPRSGLDRHPPRLSPSPPAINLFSGIRVGTQERPLEGSANSGSLFFKRVGSYSNAGAPFHDWVNHQTSPSNNTCRGLASSGANTSPLLSNLASASGSLGNHELQRLREEATTYQAKMLSLEEDLSQARSACDVWRCKAMVAEQQRDEAVATIAALQNEMRLLRDSLSVHSHRIKEGEDLRHVPI from the exons atgcctgACAGCGTAACATCACGCGAGGTTACCATTCAGCAATCTGAAATACCTCAGCATTACGCGTATATTTACAAATTTCGCGTGGAACAGTGTCCTTTATTTCTACAGCACAAGTGTACGCAACATCGCCCTTTCACTTGTTTTCACTGGCATTTCCAAAACCAAAGAAGGCGAAAACCTGTACGAAGAAGGGATGGTACTCTGAATTACAGTGCTGATGAGTATTGCACAAAATATGATGAAACCACAG GGATTTGCCAAGATGGTGATGAATGCCCATTCCTTCACAGAACTGCTGGTGACACTGAAAGAAGATATCATTTGAGGTACTTCAAAACTGCTCCATGTGTTCATGAAACTGACACTAGAGGATTTTGTGTAAAAAATGGAGTGCATTGTGCATTTGCTCATGGGAATTCTGACTTACGCAATCCAGTGTATGACATCCGTGATATAAGG TCCAAAGATACTGCAGAGGCAGACCTTACTGGTCCAAATGCTCTTGATAAAGAACGAAGTCTTTTGAATGATGACCCAAAATGGCAAGATACCAATTACGTTTTAACCAATTATAAGACAGAACAATGCAAAAAACCACCACGTCTTTGTCGACAAGGATATGCTTGTCCACAATATCACAATAGCCGAGACCGCAGAAGAAGccccaaaaaatttaaataccggtatttatttatatattttttttctgacgcAATTTGTTCTTTGAgctatttgtttatttatgttAATTCCATTTTAATGTGTTCCGTAAGTTCTACACCATGTCCAAATGCCAAACACGGAGAGGAATGGGGTGATCCTTCTGGATGTGATAATGGGGATCTGTGTCAGTACTGCCACACTCGAACGGAGCAACAGTTTCACCCAGAAATTTACAAATCCACGAAATGTCATGACATGCAAACAAATAGTTATTGTCCTAGGGGATCGTTTTGTGCGTTTGCCCACGGGGATTTTGAAGTGGTAAGAGACAATGGTGCACATCAG GATGGTGGAACCAATTTGGCTGACCTTCTGTCTAGCGCATTGCCTCCAGCGAACAATCGATTTTATGGAAAAGAAAGTGGAAATTTGAATGATGCGAACGATGGACGCATTGATTTGCTTCTTGATAATTCTCCTAGAAGCATACTGGATAATCCTTCTACCTCATCTGCAACAG CCAGCACAAGCGTTCCTATGCAAACAGCTTATAGCCGGTTGCAAAGTTTGGAGACTGGTGAATCAATCTTGGCTTCTAGCGGGCCAACAGGTGTTGGTACCAGTTTAGGAGGCTTTGGTCCTTTGGTGCACCCAATATGTAAACCGAGGTCATTGTCAGTACCGGGAGCTGATATGACTTCCTCGGGTCTTGATCGAATGATAAGTTTGGATCGAGATGACTGGGATCCTGTTTCAAATCCTGAATTGTTACGCGAACAGTTTGAAAACCTTgcaaaaaaatctaatttgtACGGCACGGGTACTCTGGGTGGTCTGTTATCACATCTTCAACCAGCTGCTTATTTTCCAACTGCAGCAAG GTTAACCAATTCAACTAATGCAGCAGAATGTGTTGTCGGACACGCAATggatgaaaatgaagaacagtTTAAAGACAGCAGTCGAGAATACGAAGCAGAACAACCTTCATTGTGTGAGTCGATAACGATGGGTGTTGGGCTATTAACAGGATCAGCTCCTGTTAATATACCACGAAGTGGACTTGATCGCCACCCTCCACGCTTGTCCCCCTCACCACCAGCCATAAATCTGTTCTCGGGGATACGAGTTGGCACTCAGGAAAGACCGTTGGAAGGATCGGCCAATTCTGGGTCTCTATTTTTCAAACGG GTTGGAAGTTATAGTAATGCGGGCGCGCCGTTTCACGACTGGGTGAATCACCAAACTAGTCCAAGTAACAACACTTGTAGAGGATTGGCGAGTTCTGGTGCAAATACCTCGCCTTTACTAAGCAATCTAGCTTCTGCGAGTGGCTCGCTTGGAAATCACGAG TTGCAGAGACTGCGAGAAGAAGCCACAACTTACCAAGCAAAAATGCTTTCCCTAGAGGAAGATTTGTCGCAAGCTAGAAGTGCCTGCGATGTTTGGAGATGTAAAGCAATGGTTGCTGAGCAACAGCGTGATGAG GCGGTGGCAACGATAGCTGCTCTTCAAAACGAAATGAGGTTACTTCGCGATTCGCTATCTGTTCACTCGCATCGAATCAAAGAAGGGGAAGACTTGCGACATGTTCCGATTTAA
- the LOC116927621 gene encoding putative E3 ubiquitin-protein ligase UNKL isoform X2, with translation MPDSVTSREVTIQQSEIPQHYAYIYKFRVEQCPLFLQHKCTQHRPFTCFHWHFQNQRRRKPVRRRDGTLNYSADEYCTKYDETTGICQDGDECPFLHRTAGDTERRYHLRYFKTAPCVHETDTRGFCVKNGVHCAFAHGNSDLRNPVYDIRDIRSKDTAEADLTGPNALDKERSLLNDDPKWQDTNYVLTNYKTEQCKKPPRLCRQGYACPQYHNSRDRRRSPKKFKYRYLFIYFFSDAICSLSYLFIYVNSILMCSVSSTPCPNAKHGEEWGDPSGCDNGDLCQYCHTRTEQQFHPEIYKSTKCHDMQTNSYCPRGSFCAFAHGDFEVVRDNGAHQDGGTNLADLLSSALPPANNRFYGKESGNLNDANDGRIDLLLDNSPRSILDNPSTSSATASTSVPMQTAYSRLQSLETGESILASSGPTGVGTSLGGFGPLVHPICKPRSLSVPGADMTSSGLDRMISLDRDDWDPVSNPELLREQFENLAKKSNLYGTGTLGGLLSHLQPAAYFPTAARLTNSTNAAECVVGHAMDENEEQFKDSSREYEAEQPSLCESITMGVGLLTGSAPVNIPRSGLDRHPPRLSPSPPAINLFSGIRVGTQERPLEGSANSGSLFFKRVGSYSNAGAPFHDWVNHQTSPSNNTCRGLASSGANTSPLLSNLASASGSLGNHERLREEATTYQAKMLSLEEDLSQARSACDVWRCKAMVAEQQRDEAVATIAALQNEMRLLRDSLSVHSHRIKEGEDLRHVPI, from the exons atgcctgACAGCGTAACATCACGCGAGGTTACCATTCAGCAATCTGAAATACCTCAGCATTACGCGTATATTTACAAATTTCGCGTGGAACAGTGTCCTTTATTTCTACAGCACAAGTGTACGCAACATCGCCCTTTCACTTGTTTTCACTGGCATTTCCAAAACCAAAGAAGGCGAAAACCTGTACGAAGAAGGGATGGTACTCTGAATTACAGTGCTGATGAGTATTGCACAAAATATGATGAAACCACAG GGATTTGCCAAGATGGTGATGAATGCCCATTCCTTCACAGAACTGCTGGTGACACTGAAAGAAGATATCATTTGAGGTACTTCAAAACTGCTCCATGTGTTCATGAAACTGACACTAGAGGATTTTGTGTAAAAAATGGAGTGCATTGTGCATTTGCTCATGGGAATTCTGACTTACGCAATCCAGTGTATGACATCCGTGATATAAGG TCCAAAGATACTGCAGAGGCAGACCTTACTGGTCCAAATGCTCTTGATAAAGAACGAAGTCTTTTGAATGATGACCCAAAATGGCAAGATACCAATTACGTTTTAACCAATTATAAGACAGAACAATGCAAAAAACCACCACGTCTTTGTCGACAAGGATATGCTTGTCCACAATATCACAATAGCCGAGACCGCAGAAGAAGccccaaaaaatttaaataccggtatttatttatatattttttttctgacgcAATTTGTTCTTTGAgctatttgtttatttatgttAATTCCATTTTAATGTGTTCCGTAAGTTCTACACCATGTCCAAATGCCAAACACGGAGAGGAATGGGGTGATCCTTCTGGATGTGATAATGGGGATCTGTGTCAGTACTGCCACACTCGAACGGAGCAACAGTTTCACCCAGAAATTTACAAATCCACGAAATGTCATGACATGCAAACAAATAGTTATTGTCCTAGGGGATCGTTTTGTGCGTTTGCCCACGGGGATTTTGAAGTGGTAAGAGACAATGGTGCACATCAG GATGGTGGAACCAATTTGGCTGACCTTCTGTCTAGCGCATTGCCTCCAGCGAACAATCGATTTTATGGAAAAGAAAGTGGAAATTTGAATGATGCGAACGATGGACGCATTGATTTGCTTCTTGATAATTCTCCTAGAAGCATACTGGATAATCCTTCTACCTCATCTGCAACAG CCAGCACAAGCGTTCCTATGCAAACAGCTTATAGCCGGTTGCAAAGTTTGGAGACTGGTGAATCAATCTTGGCTTCTAGCGGGCCAACAGGTGTTGGTACCAGTTTAGGAGGCTTTGGTCCTTTGGTGCACCCAATATGTAAACCGAGGTCATTGTCAGTACCGGGAGCTGATATGACTTCCTCGGGTCTTGATCGAATGATAAGTTTGGATCGAGATGACTGGGATCCTGTTTCAAATCCTGAATTGTTACGCGAACAGTTTGAAAACCTTgcaaaaaaatctaatttgtACGGCACGGGTACTCTGGGTGGTCTGTTATCACATCTTCAACCAGCTGCTTATTTTCCAACTGCAGCAAG GTTAACCAATTCAACTAATGCAGCAGAATGTGTTGTCGGACACGCAATggatgaaaatgaagaacagtTTAAAGACAGCAGTCGAGAATACGAAGCAGAACAACCTTCATTGTGTGAGTCGATAACGATGGGTGTTGGGCTATTAACAGGATCAGCTCCTGTTAATATACCACGAAGTGGACTTGATCGCCACCCTCCACGCTTGTCCCCCTCACCACCAGCCATAAATCTGTTCTCGGGGATACGAGTTGGCACTCAGGAAAGACCGTTGGAAGGATCGGCCAATTCTGGGTCTCTATTTTTCAAACGG GTTGGAAGTTATAGTAATGCGGGCGCGCCGTTTCACGACTGGGTGAATCACCAAACTAGTCCAAGTAACAACACTTGTAGAGGATTGGCGAGTTCTGGTGCAAATACCTCGCCTTTACTAAGCAATCTAGCTTCTGCGAGTGGCTCGCTTGGAAATCACGAG AGACTGCGAGAAGAAGCCACAACTTACCAAGCAAAAATGCTTTCCCTAGAGGAAGATTTGTCGCAAGCTAGAAGTGCCTGCGATGTTTGGAGATGTAAAGCAATGGTTGCTGAGCAACAGCGTGATGAG GCGGTGGCAACGATAGCTGCTCTTCAAAACGAAATGAGGTTACTTCGCGATTCGCTATCTGTTCACTCGCATCGAATCAAAGAAGGGGAAGACTTGCGACATGTTCCGATTTAA
- the LOC116927622 gene encoding PHD finger-like domain-containing protein 5A, producing MAKHHPDLIFCRKQPGVAIGRLCEKCDGKCVICDSYVKPCTLVRICDECNYGSYQGRCVICGGPGVSDAYYCKECTIQEKDRDGCPKIVNLGSAKTDLFYERKKYGFKKR from the exons ATGGCAAAACATCATCCAGATTTAATATTTTGTCGGAAACAACCAGGCGTTG CTATCGGTCGTTTATGCGAAAAGTGTGATGGCAAATGTGTCATATGCGATTCGTACGTGAAACCTTGCACTTTAGTGAGGATTTGCGATGAATGTAACTATGGGTCATACCAAGGACGCTGCGTTATATGTGGAGGTCCTGGTGTCAGTGATGCATATTACTGCAAAGAATGCACTATTCAAGAAAAAGAT AGAGATGGATGTCCGAAGATTGTCAATTTAGGAAGTGCAAAGACAGATTTGTtctatgaaagaaaaaaatatggtTTCAAAAAGAGGTAg
- the LOC116927621 gene encoding RING finger protein unkempt homolog isoform X3, with amino-acid sequence MPDSVTSREVTIQQSEIPQHYAYIYKFRVEQCPLFLQHKCTQHRPFTCFHWHFQNQRRRKPVRRRDGTLNYSADEYCTKYDETTGICQDGDECPFLHRTAGDTERRYHLRYFKTAPCVHETDTRGFCVKNGVHCAFAHGNSDLRNPVYDIRDIRSKDTAEADLTGPNALDKERSLLNDDPKWQDTNYVLTNYKTEQCKKPPRLCRQGYACPQYHNSRDRRRSPKKFKYRSTPCPNAKHGEEWGDPSGCDNGDLCQYCHTRTEQQFHPEIYKSTKCHDMQTNSYCPRGSFCAFAHGDFEVVRDNGAHQDGGTNLADLLSSALPPANNRFYGKESGNLNDANDGRIDLLLDNSPRSILDNPSTSSATASTSVPMQTAYSRLQSLETGESILASSGPTGVGTSLGGFGPLVHPICKPRSLSVPGADMTSSGLDRMISLDRDDWDPVSNPELLREQFENLAKKSNLYGTGTLGGLLSHLQPAAYFPTAARLTNSTNAAECVVGHAMDENEEQFKDSSREYEAEQPSLCESITMGVGLLTGSAPVNIPRSGLDRHPPRLSPSPPAINLFSGIRVGTQERPLEGSANSGSLFFKRVGSYSNAGAPFHDWVNHQTSPSNNTCRGLASSGANTSPLLSNLASASGSLGNHELQRLREEATTYQAKMLSLEEDLSQARSACDVWRCKAMVAEQQRDEAVATIAALQNEMRLLRDSLSVHSHRIKEGEDLRHVPI; translated from the exons atgcctgACAGCGTAACATCACGCGAGGTTACCATTCAGCAATCTGAAATACCTCAGCATTACGCGTATATTTACAAATTTCGCGTGGAACAGTGTCCTTTATTTCTACAGCACAAGTGTACGCAACATCGCCCTTTCACTTGTTTTCACTGGCATTTCCAAAACCAAAGAAGGCGAAAACCTGTACGAAGAAGGGATGGTACTCTGAATTACAGTGCTGATGAGTATTGCACAAAATATGATGAAACCACAG GGATTTGCCAAGATGGTGATGAATGCCCATTCCTTCACAGAACTGCTGGTGACACTGAAAGAAGATATCATTTGAGGTACTTCAAAACTGCTCCATGTGTTCATGAAACTGACACTAGAGGATTTTGTGTAAAAAATGGAGTGCATTGTGCATTTGCTCATGGGAATTCTGACTTACGCAATCCAGTGTATGACATCCGTGATATAAGG TCCAAAGATACTGCAGAGGCAGACCTTACTGGTCCAAATGCTCTTGATAAAGAACGAAGTCTTTTGAATGATGACCCAAAATGGCAAGATACCAATTACGTTTTAACCAATTATAAGACAGAACAATGCAAAAAACCACCACGTCTTTGTCGACAAGGATATGCTTGTCCACAATATCACAATAGCCGAGACCGCAGAAGAAGccccaaaaaatttaaataccg TTCTACACCATGTCCAAATGCCAAACACGGAGAGGAATGGGGTGATCCTTCTGGATGTGATAATGGGGATCTGTGTCAGTACTGCCACACTCGAACGGAGCAACAGTTTCACCCAGAAATTTACAAATCCACGAAATGTCATGACATGCAAACAAATAGTTATTGTCCTAGGGGATCGTTTTGTGCGTTTGCCCACGGGGATTTTGAAGTGGTAAGAGACAATGGTGCACATCAG GATGGTGGAACCAATTTGGCTGACCTTCTGTCTAGCGCATTGCCTCCAGCGAACAATCGATTTTATGGAAAAGAAAGTGGAAATTTGAATGATGCGAACGATGGACGCATTGATTTGCTTCTTGATAATTCTCCTAGAAGCATACTGGATAATCCTTCTACCTCATCTGCAACAG CCAGCACAAGCGTTCCTATGCAAACAGCTTATAGCCGGTTGCAAAGTTTGGAGACTGGTGAATCAATCTTGGCTTCTAGCGGGCCAACAGGTGTTGGTACCAGTTTAGGAGGCTTTGGTCCTTTGGTGCACCCAATATGTAAACCGAGGTCATTGTCAGTACCGGGAGCTGATATGACTTCCTCGGGTCTTGATCGAATGATAAGTTTGGATCGAGATGACTGGGATCCTGTTTCAAATCCTGAATTGTTACGCGAACAGTTTGAAAACCTTgcaaaaaaatctaatttgtACGGCACGGGTACTCTGGGTGGTCTGTTATCACATCTTCAACCAGCTGCTTATTTTCCAACTGCAGCAAG GTTAACCAATTCAACTAATGCAGCAGAATGTGTTGTCGGACACGCAATggatgaaaatgaagaacagtTTAAAGACAGCAGTCGAGAATACGAAGCAGAACAACCTTCATTGTGTGAGTCGATAACGATGGGTGTTGGGCTATTAACAGGATCAGCTCCTGTTAATATACCACGAAGTGGACTTGATCGCCACCCTCCACGCTTGTCCCCCTCACCACCAGCCATAAATCTGTTCTCGGGGATACGAGTTGGCACTCAGGAAAGACCGTTGGAAGGATCGGCCAATTCTGGGTCTCTATTTTTCAAACGG GTTGGAAGTTATAGTAATGCGGGCGCGCCGTTTCACGACTGGGTGAATCACCAAACTAGTCCAAGTAACAACACTTGTAGAGGATTGGCGAGTTCTGGTGCAAATACCTCGCCTTTACTAAGCAATCTAGCTTCTGCGAGTGGCTCGCTTGGAAATCACGAG TTGCAGAGACTGCGAGAAGAAGCCACAACTTACCAAGCAAAAATGCTTTCCCTAGAGGAAGATTTGTCGCAAGCTAGAAGTGCCTGCGATGTTTGGAGATGTAAAGCAATGGTTGCTGAGCAACAGCGTGATGAG GCGGTGGCAACGATAGCTGCTCTTCAAAACGAAATGAGGTTACTTCGCGATTCGCTATCTGTTCACTCGCATCGAATCAAAGAAGGGGAAGACTTGCGACATGTTCCGATTTAA